A single window of Synechococcus sp. CBW1004 DNA harbors:
- a CDS encoding FUSC family protein yields the protein MINRTALRTAVTTGLANAFASLSGVQDSQYAPLAVLSVATGSYGGALQLGRQRLLGTALGAALLLVGYEGLKELPLPLGLAITLGGLRLLGGLLQLKVGYKVGGMIIVMGWLVHEGSLASWLPLRFFWMAFGVLFTLLSLRLFWPARGRDQIFSAYANLLAQLQLALCQLADGLLADDLQAGSMEGEGPPLRVASAGEDAQRAHPVRSRALQRQLQAARSLRPILLQELGTRPGRHPAALLLAKLDATASRLVTLVRAMERSAPAPLPPALLQPLHRAESDLLRAMAAQLQLWEQRIRSRSPHHHGGLGLPEPPLQGMRLPSSWQQVDQRLNDPALDSAGSERLERVAVRLSLCRQAERAIRDGEASWRIILQRP from the coding sequence GTGATCAACCGCACCGCCCTGCGCACCGCCGTCACCACCGGCCTGGCGAATGCCTTCGCCAGCCTGTCGGGGGTGCAGGACAGCCAGTACGCGCCGCTGGCGGTTCTGTCAGTGGCCACGGGGAGCTACGGGGGCGCCCTGCAGCTCGGCCGCCAGCGCCTGCTCGGCACGGCCCTGGGCGCGGCGTTGTTGCTGGTGGGCTACGAGGGACTCAAGGAGCTGCCGCTGCCGCTCGGGCTTGCCATCACCCTCGGCGGCTTGCGGCTGCTGGGAGGCCTGCTGCAGCTGAAGGTGGGCTACAAGGTTGGCGGCATGATCATCGTGATGGGCTGGCTGGTGCATGAGGGCAGCCTGGCCAGCTGGCTGCCGCTGCGCTTCTTCTGGATGGCCTTCGGGGTGCTGTTCACCCTGCTCAGCCTGCGGCTGTTCTGGCCGGCTCGCGGCCGCGACCAGATCTTCTCGGCCTACGCCAATCTGCTGGCCCAGCTGCAGCTGGCGTTGTGTCAGCTGGCGGATGGGCTCCTGGCGGATGACCTCCAGGCCGGGAGCATGGAGGGCGAAGGCCCGCCGCTGCGGGTCGCTTCTGCAGGCGAGGATGCCCAACGGGCCCACCCGGTGCGCTCCCGGGCCCTCCAAAGGCAGTTGCAGGCGGCGCGGAGCCTCAGGCCGATCCTGCTGCAGGAACTGGGGACGCGGCCCGGCCGCCATCCCGCTGCCCTGCTGCTCGCCAAGCTGGACGCCACGGCGTCGCGGCTGGTGACCCTGGTGCGTGCCATGGAGCGCTCCGCTCCCGCCCCGTTGCCCCCGGCGCTGCTGCAGCCTCTCCATCGCGCCGAAAGCGACCTTCTCCGTGCCATGGCCGCGCAGCTGCAACTGTGGGAGCAGCGCATCCGCAGCCGGTCGCCTCACCATCACGGCGGCCTCGGCCTCCCCGAGCCGCCCCTGCAGGGGATGCGGCTGCCCAGCAGCTGGCAGCAGGTGGATCAACGCCTCAATGACCCGGCTCTCGACAGTGCCGGCAGCGAACGGCTGGAGCGCGTCGCCGTGCGCCTTTCGCTCTGCCGCCAGGCCGAGCGGGCCATCCGCGATGGCGAAGCCAGCTGGCGCATCATTCTCCAGCGACCCTGA
- the psbP gene encoding photosystem II reaction center PsbP yields the protein MGLAARLNASWSRLPRLLFSLVLLCVLAVGLGACSAAAAGLNSFSSPDGRYAFLYPTGWTRVQVSNGPQVVFHDLINSDETLSLVISEVKPDRDVENLGSAVAVGETLRRVVIAPEGSGRSAELVEAREREQGGHIFYDLEYAVHLADRDRHELATVVSDRGRLYTFAASTNEVRWPKVQELFERVITSFTLQI from the coding sequence ATGGGTCTCGCCGCACGCCTCAATGCCTCCTGGAGCCGGCTGCCGCGCCTGCTGTTCAGTCTGGTCCTGCTCTGCGTCCTGGCAGTGGGGCTGGGGGCCTGCAGCGCCGCCGCCGCGGGCCTCAATTCCTTCAGCAGCCCCGATGGCCGCTACGCCTTCCTCTATCCCACCGGCTGGACGCGCGTGCAGGTGAGCAACGGGCCCCAGGTGGTGTTCCACGACCTGATCAACAGCGACGAGACACTGAGCCTGGTGATCTCCGAGGTGAAGCCCGATCGCGATGTCGAGAACCTCGGCAGCGCCGTCGCGGTGGGCGAGACGCTGCGGCGGGTGGTGATCGCCCCGGAGGGCAGCGGCCGTTCCGCCGAACTGGTGGAGGCGCGCGAACGGGAGCAGGGCGGCCACATCTTCTATGACCTGGAATACGCCGTGCATCTGGCGGACCGTGATCGCCACGAACTGGCCACGGTGGTGAGTGACCGCGGCCGGCTTTACACCTTCGCCGCCAGCACCAACGAGGTGCGCTGGCCCAAGGTGCAGGAGCTGTTCGAGCGGGTGATCACCTCGTTCACCCTTCAGATCTGA
- a CDS encoding aromatic acid exporter family protein encodes MTADLLRNTLKLATAAFLTAAIAVWSERIAYVWYPLLAVIIVVDDNDDHTLEAATGRIMGTVLGGLITFLVHTVLSGWIGVLVSMLLMVPVLQLLGWQSALGTAGITSIMFLMIPTHVALNWDYVFNRGLDTVVGCLVGIGVGLLFWPRNARSQMEQADGHLRRQIADQLQRYRDWLERGHSRPAPLDPAPLTSDLQRLEQLLAQEQAGPRRHALQQGRWEQRLRLWQLTHFHWVAWERLLAELPEEEIAASEPLRQVVLTLGQQLLGEPRPPPPRQPQQWRQLAAGRQLPLLPLLALAEEWRPLHACLGGLHRTATT; translated from the coding sequence GTGACTGCCGATCTGCTGCGCAACACGCTCAAGCTGGCCACTGCCGCCTTCCTCACTGCCGCGATCGCGGTCTGGAGCGAGCGGATCGCCTACGTCTGGTACCCCCTGCTGGCGGTGATCATTGTCGTGGATGACAACGACGATCACACCCTGGAGGCCGCCACCGGCCGGATCATGGGCACCGTGCTGGGTGGCCTGATCACCTTCCTGGTCCATACCGTCCTCAGCGGTTGGATCGGGGTGCTGGTGTCGATGCTGCTGATGGTTCCGGTGCTGCAGTTGCTCGGTTGGCAGAGCGCCCTGGGAACGGCGGGCATCACCAGCATCATGTTTCTGATGATCCCCACCCACGTCGCGCTGAACTGGGACTACGTGTTCAACCGTGGTCTCGATACGGTCGTGGGCTGCCTCGTCGGGATCGGGGTGGGGTTGCTGTTCTGGCCACGCAACGCCCGGTCGCAGATGGAACAGGCGGATGGGCACCTGCGCCGCCAGATCGCCGACCAGCTGCAGCGCTACCGCGACTGGCTGGAGCGGGGCCACAGCCGGCCGGCTCCCCTCGATCCGGCGCCACTGACCAGTGATCTGCAGCGGCTGGAGCAACTGCTGGCCCAGGAGCAGGCTGGGCCCCGCCGCCATGCGCTGCAGCAGGGCCGCTGGGAGCAGCGGTTGCGGCTGTGGCAGCTGACGCACTTTCACTGGGTGGCCTGGGAACGGCTTCTGGCGGAGCTGCCTGAGGAGGAGATTGCGGCGTCTGAGCCGTTGCGCCAGGTCGTGCTGACCCTCGGGCAGCAGCTGCTGGGTGAGCCTCGGCCGCCGCCGCCGCGGCAGCCACAGCAGTGGCGCCAGCTGGCCGCCGGGCGTCAGTTGCCGCTGCTGCCCCTTCTGGCGCTGGCTGAGGAGTGGCGGCCGCTGCATGCCTGCCTGGGCGGACTACACCGCACCGCCACGACGTGA
- a CDS encoding ABC transporter ATP-binding protein — MAVAVATAGDPLTSNDDPGLSRLLRRLEPHRRTLWLASSCSVLNKLFDLAPPVLIGLAVDVVARQQTSWLSNFGFSTVPAQLTVLAVLTFLIWSAESLFEYLYGLLWRNLAQTVQHELRLESYDHLQHLEMAFFEAGSSGRLLTILNDDINQLERFLDHGANEILQLITTVLAVGAAMLVLSPMVAGVSFLPIPVILWGSLRFQRRLAPRYAEVRERAGAIASSLSNNLGGMLTIKSYAAEAWELQRLGEESQAYRLSNRRAIRLSAVFVPLIRFAILFAFLAILVIGGLQAWRGTIAIGTYSFLVFVTQRLLWPLTTLGRTLDDYQRAMASARRVLDLLDTPIAIPSGERRLEPDTVRGELRFESVTFAYADRQPLLEGLDLRVPAGSTLGIVGATGSGKSTIVKLLLRLYELQGGRILLDGVPIQTLDLRDLRRAIGLVSQEVFLFHGTVAENIAYGSFAASRAAIERAALLAEAAAFIEALPHGYDTVVGERGQRLSGGQRQRIALARAILKDPPVLVLDEATAAVDNETEAAIQRSLERITADRTTVVIAHRLSTVRHADRIVVMEHGRIVESGDHDGLLRRGGAYAGLWRVQAGLRPEEELRL, encoded by the coding sequence ATGGCGGTGGCGGTGGCAACCGCTGGTGATCCGCTGACCAGCAACGACGATCCGGGGCTCTCCAGGCTGCTTCGGCGCCTGGAGCCCCATCGACGCACCCTGTGGCTGGCTTCCAGCTGCTCGGTGCTCAACAAGCTTTTCGATCTGGCGCCACCGGTCCTGATCGGCCTGGCCGTCGACGTCGTCGCCAGGCAGCAGACCTCCTGGCTGTCCAATTTCGGCTTCAGCACCGTTCCCGCCCAGCTGACGGTGCTGGCGGTGCTGACGTTCCTGATCTGGAGCGCCGAGTCGCTGTTCGAATATCTCTACGGCCTGCTCTGGCGCAACCTCGCGCAGACGGTGCAGCACGAACTGCGGCTCGAGAGCTACGACCACCTCCAGCATCTGGAGATGGCCTTCTTTGAGGCGGGCAGCAGTGGACGGCTGCTGACGATCCTCAACGATGACATCAATCAGCTCGAGCGCTTTCTCGATCACGGCGCCAACGAGATCCTGCAGCTGATCACCACCGTCCTGGCCGTCGGTGCAGCGATGCTGGTGCTCTCGCCGATGGTTGCGGGTGTTTCATTTCTGCCGATTCCGGTGATCCTGTGGGGCTCCCTGCGTTTCCAGCGCCGCCTGGCCCCTCGCTACGCCGAGGTGCGGGAGCGGGCAGGCGCGATCGCCTCCAGCCTGTCCAACAATCTCGGCGGCATGCTCACGATCAAGAGCTATGCGGCCGAGGCCTGGGAACTGCAACGTCTCGGGGAGGAGAGCCAGGCCTACCGGCTGAGCAACCGCCGTGCCATCCGTCTGTCGGCGGTATTCGTGCCGCTGATCCGTTTTGCGATCCTGTTCGCCTTTCTGGCGATTCTGGTGATCGGAGGCCTGCAGGCCTGGCGGGGCACCATCGCCATCGGCACCTACAGCTTTCTGGTGTTCGTCACCCAGCGGCTTCTGTGGCCGCTCACCACGCTGGGCCGCACCCTCGACGATTACCAGCGGGCGATGGCCTCCGCACGCCGGGTGCTCGATCTGCTCGACACCCCCATCGCCATTCCCAGCGGCGAGCGGCGGCTGGAGCCGGACACGGTGCGTGGCGAGCTGCGCTTCGAGTCGGTCACGTTCGCCTATGCCGATCGTCAGCCGTTGCTCGAGGGTCTCGATCTGCGGGTGCCGGCCGGCAGCACCCTGGGCATCGTCGGGGCCACCGGTTCGGGCAAGAGCACGATTGTGAAGCTGCTGCTGCGGCTCTATGAGCTTCAGGGCGGCCGCATCCTGCTCGACGGCGTGCCCATCCAGACGCTTGACCTGCGGGACCTGCGCCGCGCCATCGGCCTTGTCAGCCAGGAGGTGTTCCTGTTCCACGGCACGGTGGCGGAGAACATCGCCTATGGCAGCTTCGCCGCCAGCCGTGCTGCGATCGAACGCGCCGCCCTGCTGGCGGAAGCCGCCGCGTTCATCGAGGCTCTGCCCCACGGCTACGACACCGTGGTCGGGGAGCGCGGCCAGCGGCTGTCCGGCGGCCAGCGCCAGCGGATCGCCCTGGCGCGCGCCATTCTCAAGGATCCGCCGGTGCTGGTGCTCGATGAGGCCACCGCCGCGGTTGACAACGAGACCGAGGCGGCGATTCAACGCTCCCTCGAACGGATCACCGCTGACCGCACCACCGTGGTGATCGCCCATCGGCTCAGCACTGTGCGTCACGCCGACCGGATCGTGGTCATGGAGCACGGCCGCATCGTCGAGAGTGGCGATCACGACGGGCTGCTGCGCCGCGGCGGTGCCTATGCCGGGTTGTGGCGCGTCCAGGCCGGACTGAGGCCCGAGGAGGAGCTCCGCCTCTGA
- a CDS encoding RNA-binding protein, translated as MTIYVGNLSFQAEREDLLDLFGQYGEVRQCSLPLDRETGRKRGFAFVELADDASEQKAIDDLQDVEWMGRMIRVNKATPREGGGGGGGRGGYGGGGGGGRSGGGGYGGGGGGRSGGGGYGGGGGGGYGGGGGNRW; from the coding sequence ATGACCATTTACGTGGGCAACCTCTCGTTCCAGGCCGAGCGGGAAGACCTCCTCGATCTCTTCGGCCAGTACGGCGAGGTGCGCCAGTGCAGCCTGCCCCTCGACCGTGAGACCGGCCGCAAGCGCGGATTCGCTTTCGTCGAGCTCGCCGACGACGCCTCCGAACAGAAGGCCATCGACGACCTCCAGGACGTGGAGTGGATGGGTCGCATGATCCGCGTCAACAAGGCCACCCCCCGTGAAGGCGGCGGCGGCGGCGGCGGTCGCGGCGGTTATGGCGGCGGCGGCGGCGGCGGTCGCTCCGGCGGCGGCGGTTATGGCGGCGGCGGTGGTGGTCGCAGCGGTGGTGGCGGCTACGGCGGCGGTGGCGGCGGTGGTTATGGCGGTGGCGGTGGCAACCGCTGGTGA
- a CDS encoding MgtC/SapB family protein, translated as MILQLTPDIEALLRMGLAVLCGMAVGINRAHHGATPHPNRLRVHVLVGLSAALMVMAAGSDPQARSRVIQGVATGVGFLGAGEILTPRPSRHNGKPEVKGLSSAASIWFTAALGVTVAASSPLLALLALLLALITLSDRSNGDEGNGNGSESASRPMVPEEDPDNLHRGEKHAAQKRKR; from the coding sequence ATGATCCTGCAGCTCACTCCCGACATCGAAGCGCTGCTGCGCATGGGCCTGGCGGTGCTCTGCGGGATGGCGGTGGGGATCAACCGTGCCCATCACGGCGCGACGCCCCATCCCAACCGGCTGCGCGTGCATGTGCTGGTGGGACTCAGCGCCGCCCTGATGGTGATGGCGGCCGGATCCGATCCTCAGGCCCGCAGCCGCGTCATCCAGGGGGTGGCAACCGGGGTGGGCTTTCTGGGCGCCGGCGAGATCCTCACCCCCCGTCCTTCGCGCCACAACGGCAAACCGGAGGTGAAGGGACTCAGCAGCGCCGCCTCGATCTGGTTCACCGCCGCCCTGGGTGTGACGGTGGCCGCCTCCAGCCCGTTGCTGGCGCTGCTGGCCCTGCTGCTGGCCCTGATCACCCTCTCGGATCGCAGCAACGGCGACGAGGGAAACGGCAATGGTTCCGAATCGGCGAGCAGGCCAATGGTCCCCGAGGAGGATCCTGACAACCTGCACCGGGGCGAGAAGCACGCGGCTCAGAAAAGGAAGCGATGA
- a CDS encoding LCP family protein, whose translation MRPRSRQPFSAAVGLAMLVGLGTGLVLARPLAGLLSEPEGKDQFSLSNPFSAWGQGIGRQNLLVLGTDVGGGNTDVIAVVHVADGVTKVTQIPRDTYVEDPRFGPVKINALYSLGGVDTIKAELSTQLNRSIKHHLVVNLASIRRMADQLGGIEVDVPKRMFYVDRSQGLSIDLQPGVQTLRGRDLEGFLRFRHDETGDLGRMERQQLALKSLFRKLSEPQNLVRLPALLLANGKDIQTDLGPMELGGLITSMGGTTLKAQRLDGRPFDQGGVSYWDADWASADEPRGNEAAEESSAASPPGGSGDGERPHRFLF comes from the coding sequence ATGCGGCCTCGTTCCCGTCAACCCTTTTCCGCTGCAGTCGGGCTGGCCATGCTGGTGGGCCTCGGCACCGGCCTGGTGCTGGCCCGGCCCCTGGCCGGTCTGCTCAGCGAGCCGGAGGGCAAGGATCAGTTCTCGCTCTCCAATCCCTTCTCCGCCTGGGGGCAGGGCATCGGTCGCCAGAACCTGCTGGTCCTCGGAACCGACGTGGGCGGTGGCAACACCGACGTGATCGCCGTGGTGCATGTCGCCGACGGTGTCACCAAGGTCACCCAGATTCCGCGCGACACCTACGTGGAGGATCCCCGCTTCGGGCCGGTGAAGATCAACGCTCTCTACAGCCTCGGTGGCGTTGACACCATCAAGGCGGAGCTCTCCACCCAGCTGAATCGATCGATCAAGCACCATCTGGTCGTCAATCTCGCCTCGATCCGGCGTATGGCTGATCAGCTGGGCGGCATCGAGGTGGATGTTCCGAAGCGGATGTTCTACGTCGATCGCAGCCAGGGGCTGTCCATCGACCTGCAACCCGGGGTCCAGACCCTGCGCGGGCGCGACCTGGAGGGCTTCCTGCGCTTCCGCCATGACGAGACCGGAGATCTCGGCCGCATGGAACGTCAGCAGCTGGCGCTCAAATCCCTGTTCCGCAAGCTCTCCGAGCCCCAGAACCTGGTCCGCCTGCCCGCCCTGCTGCTGGCGAACGGCAAGGACATCCAGACCGACCTCGGTCCGATGGAGCTCGGTGGGCTGATCACCAGCATGGGCGGCACCACCCTCAAGGCCCAGCGTCTGGATGGACGCCCCTTCGATCAGGGTGGCGTCAGCTACTGGGATGCCGACTGGGCCAGTGCTGATGAACCCCGGGGCAACGAGGCGGCTGAGGAGTCCTCCGCTGCCTCCCCTCCCGGCGGTTCCGGAGACGGCGAGCGTCCTCATCGCTTCCTTTTCTGA
- a CDS encoding FAD-dependent oxidoreductase — translation MAASGDPAPVPDSVPVAVIGAGLAGSLSALALARRGMAVELIGPPCSTDDLPAATALSYGAVAGVAAAERWRELEAFHGPLGWHTSAVVTHGLAPRPGSAPGARDHRTWMARMGDRPLDGLLARLPPLPVPLPFSRVDTVALAEALPGALRRARVQRREQPVRRLESRGKGWSLQLRDGSRLERRRVLLAAGAASRGLWPALTDRLRCSWAGVLVERHRQGEGPWLRAVQRGWLVFPRHLQRPGLERLGHAHGGRRWVVDVGLAPWGNGLLAGQISWLPPGDALGGDEGEPDAPWLERLLRQELARLDPALASRGRFQLIPVSYCSDGCPMSARVAAGLWVLAGASGAFSSLPALAEALAQEIHSDGGR, via the coding sequence ATGGCGGCCTCCGGCGATCCGGCCCCGGTTCCGGATTCCGTCCCGGTGGCGGTGATCGGGGCCGGTCTGGCGGGGTCCCTGTCGGCCCTGGCCCTGGCCCGACGCGGCATGGCCGTTGAACTCATCGGGCCGCCGTGTAGCACCGATGACCTGCCGGCAGCCACCGCGCTCAGCTACGGAGCCGTGGCCGGGGTTGCTGCCGCGGAGCGCTGGCGGGAGCTGGAGGCCTTCCATGGCCCCCTGGGATGGCACACCAGCGCCGTGGTCACCCACGGGCTGGCACCCAGGCCCGGTTCGGCTCCCGGGGCTCGGGATCACCGGACCTGGATGGCACGGATGGGGGATCGGCCGCTGGATGGCCTCCTGGCGCGACTGCCACCCCTGCCGGTGCCGCTTCCCTTCTCACGCGTCGACACGGTGGCTCTGGCGGAGGCACTGCCTGGAGCGCTGAGGCGGGCGAGGGTCCAGCGACGGGAGCAACCGGTCCGCAGGCTGGAATCCCGAGGCAAAGGCTGGTCTCTGCAACTGCGGGACGGCAGCAGGCTGGAACGGCGGCGGGTGCTGCTGGCGGCCGGCGCGGCCTCTCGCGGTCTCTGGCCCGCCCTGACCGATCGGCTGCGCTGCAGCTGGGCGGGGGTGCTGGTGGAGAGGCACCGGCAGGGTGAGGGTCCCTGGCTGAGGGCGGTTCAGCGCGGCTGGCTGGTGTTTCCGCGCCACCTGCAGCGGCCGGGCCTGGAACGGCTGGGGCACGCCCACGGCGGCCGGCGCTGGGTGGTGGACGTGGGACTGGCTCCGTGGGGGAACGGGCTGCTGGCCGGGCAGATCAGCTGGTTGCCACCCGGCGATGCCCTCGGTGGTGACGAGGGCGAACCCGATGCACCCTGGCTGGAGCGCCTGCTGCGCCAGGAGCTGGCGCGGCTGGATCCCGCCCTGGCGTCGCGGGGACGCTTCCAGCTCATACCGGTGAGTTACTGCAGCGATGGATGTCCCATGAGCGCGAGGGTGGCAGCGGGGCTGTGGGTGCTGGCCGGAGCCAGTGGCGCCTTCTCGAGCCTGCCGGCCCTGGCGGAAGCCCTGGCGCAGGAGATTCACAGCGATGGGGGGCGGTGA